In Nocardia yunnanensis, one DNA window encodes the following:
- the pruA gene encoding L-glutamate gamma-semialdehyde dehydrogenase has protein sequence MDAVTVTPPPVNEPVGTFAPGSAERARLQDKLAELAANPVEIPHVIAGRERRGTGEVVNVVQPHRHSQVLGSITPAEAQDTAAAIEAAAAAAPGWRALSFDERAAVFLRAADLLSGPWRETVAAATMLGQSKTAYQAEIDAPCELVDFWRFNVHFARGILAEQPISVPGVWNRVEYRPLEGFVYAITPFNFTAIAGNLPTAPALMGNTVVWKPSPTQAFSAYWTMRLLEAAGLPPGVINLVHGHGPEVSAVALADRRLAGIHFTGSTGTFQHLWRSVADNIAGYDTYPRLVGETGGKDFVVAHSSADPKVLSTALIRGAFDYQGQKCSAASRAFVPRSVWSRMSGEFLGAVSELTYGDVTDFTNFGGALIDRRAFDRNVAALERAKATGSLTVLTGGRADDTEGFFVEPTVLLGEDPGDEAFRTEYFGPILAVHVYDDSAPGAFEEVLSVVDRGAAYGLTGAVIADDRAAVATATARLRFAAGNFYINDKPTGAVVGQQPFGGSRASGTNDKAGSAQNLLRWTSPRTIKETFVPPTDHRYPHQGGAPEAGVR, from the coding sequence ATGGACGCTGTCACGGTCACTCCGCCGCCGGTGAACGAACCGGTGGGCACCTTCGCGCCCGGGAGCGCGGAACGCGCGCGGTTGCAGGACAAGCTGGCCGAACTCGCCGCGAACCCCGTGGAGATCCCTCATGTGATCGCGGGCCGCGAGCGCCGCGGCACAGGGGAGGTCGTGAATGTGGTGCAGCCGCATCGGCATTCGCAGGTGCTGGGATCCATCACCCCTGCCGAGGCCCAGGACACGGCGGCGGCGATCGAGGCTGCCGCGGCCGCCGCACCCGGCTGGCGAGCCTTGTCGTTCGACGAGCGCGCGGCGGTGTTTCTGCGGGCGGCGGATCTGCTGTCGGGGCCGTGGCGGGAGACGGTGGCGGCGGCGACCATGCTGGGTCAGTCCAAGACCGCGTATCAGGCCGAGATCGACGCGCCGTGCGAACTGGTGGATTTCTGGCGGTTCAACGTGCATTTCGCGCGCGGGATCCTCGCCGAGCAGCCGATCTCGGTGCCGGGGGTGTGGAATCGGGTGGAGTACCGGCCGCTGGAAGGGTTCGTGTACGCGATCACGCCGTTCAATTTCACCGCGATCGCGGGCAATCTGCCGACCGCGCCCGCGCTGATGGGCAATACCGTGGTGTGGAAACCCTCACCCACGCAGGCTTTTTCGGCGTACTGGACGATGCGGCTGCTGGAGGCGGCGGGGCTGCCACCCGGCGTAATCAATCTGGTGCACGGGCACGGGCCGGAGGTGTCGGCGGTGGCGCTGGCGGATCGGCGGCTGGCCGGGATTCATTTCACCGGGTCGACCGGGACCTTCCAGCATTTGTGGCGGTCGGTGGCCGACAATATCGCCGGCTACGACACCTATCCGCGGCTGGTCGGTGAGACCGGCGGCAAGGATTTCGTGGTCGCGCACTCCTCGGCGGATCCGAAGGTGTTGAGCACGGCGCTGATTCGCGGGGCCTTCGACTATCAGGGTCAGAAGTGTTCGGCGGCGTCGCGGGCGTTCGTGCCGCGGTCGGTGTGGTCGCGGATGTCGGGGGAGTTCCTGGGCGCGGTCTCCGAGCTGACCTACGGTGACGTCACCGATTTCACCAATTTCGGTGGGGCGCTGATCGATCGGCGTGCCTTCGACCGCAATGTGGCCGCGCTCGAGCGCGCCAAGGCGACCGGGAGCCTGACCGTGCTCACCGGCGGTCGCGCCGACGACACCGAAGGCTTTTTCGTGGAGCCGACGGTGCTGCTGGGCGAGGATCCCGGCGACGAGGCGTTCCGCACCGAATACTTCGGCCCGATTCTGGCGGTGCACGTCTACGACGATTCCGCGCCCGGTGCGTTCGAGGAGGTGCTGAGCGTGGTCGATCGGGGCGCGGCCTACGGGCTCACCGGCGCGGTGATCGCCGACGACCGGGCCGCGGTGGCGACCGCGACCGCGCGGCTGCGGTTCGCGGCGGGCAATTTCTACATCAACGACAAACCCACCGGCGCGGTGGTCGGCCAGCAGCCCTTCGGCGGTTCGCGGGCCTCGGGCACCAACGACAAGGCCGGGTCGGCGCAGAATCTGCTGCGCTGGACCTCGCCGCGCACGATCAAGGAGACCTTCGTGCCGCCGACCGATCACCGCTATCCGCATCAGGGTGGCGCGCCGGAAGCGGGGGTGCGCTGA
- a CDS encoding lipase family protein, whose protein sequence is MTIRSIRMWILVVLATTLVPAAAHADPVLDLITPQRDPASLMPTPRTDPFYTPAPGFESTAPGSLLGMRPVHGLFPAARALELLVRSTDSHDRAVPVVTTLLLPDAPWHGPGPRPLVSYNIPISSVGHGCAPSKELQRGVSADVVAIQLLLAKNYAVVVPDHQGPRQAYAAGLMGGHAVLDSIRAAINTPDLGPATPVVLTGYSGGAIATSWAAQLAPAYAPEIRLAGAMIGGNPVDYELLLPRMDGNFASGVLLAAALGLGREYPELLTLLNDNGWRLAKLFRDICISQETVLGVIAPVRVEQLTDVPDPMKLPLVQRILRENRPGAVAPTAPIFLFHGVDEIWIPYAGARQLFDNWCSHGARIRLQPFRGEHFLVGALSIPLTTNWIEQLLTGRLVPPGCTGPGR, encoded by the coding sequence GTGACGATCCGGTCAATTCGGATGTGGATCCTGGTGGTGCTGGCGACCACGCTGGTGCCGGCCGCCGCGCACGCCGACCCGGTGCTGGATCTGATCACGCCGCAACGCGATCCGGCCTCACTCATGCCGACGCCGCGGACCGACCCGTTCTACACGCCCGCACCCGGCTTCGAGTCCACCGCGCCCGGGTCGCTGCTGGGCATGCGCCCGGTGCACGGGCTGTTTCCGGCCGCGCGTGCGCTGGAGTTGCTGGTGCGCTCCACCGATTCCCACGATCGCGCGGTCCCGGTGGTGACAACCTTGCTGCTGCCGGACGCGCCCTGGCACGGGCCGGGCCCGAGACCGCTGGTGTCCTACAACATTCCGATCTCCTCGGTCGGGCACGGCTGCGCGCCCTCGAAAGAACTGCAGCGGGGCGTGTCGGCCGATGTGGTGGCGATCCAGTTGCTGCTGGCCAAGAACTACGCGGTGGTCGTCCCCGATCATCAAGGTCCGCGCCAGGCATACGCGGCCGGGTTGATGGGCGGTCACGCCGTACTCGATTCGATTCGCGCGGCCATCAATACGCCGGATCTCGGCCCCGCGACGCCCGTGGTGCTGACCGGCTATTCCGGCGGGGCGATCGCCACCAGCTGGGCCGCGCAGCTCGCCCCAGCCTACGCCCCCGAGATTCGCTTGGCGGGCGCGATGATCGGCGGCAACCCGGTGGATTACGAGTTGCTGCTGCCCCGCATGGACGGGAACTTCGCCTCCGGTGTCCTGCTGGCCGCCGCCTTGGGTCTCGGCCGCGAATATCCCGAACTGCTGACCCTGCTCAACGACAACGGCTGGCGGCTGGCGAAACTGTTCCGCGACATCTGCATTTCCCAGGAGACGGTCCTGGGTGTGATCGCCCCCGTGCGGGTCGAACAACTCACCGATGTCCCCGACCCGATGAAACTGCCGTTGGTGCAACGAATCCTGCGCGAGAACCGCCCCGGCGCCGTAGCCCCGACGGCACCGATATTCCTCTTCCACGGCGTCGACGAAATCTGGATCCCCTACGCCGGGGCCCGGCAACTGTTCGACAACTGGTGCTCCCACGGCGCACGAATCCGCCTGCAACCGTTCCGCGGTGAGCACTTCCTCGTGGGCGCCCTGTCGATCCCCTTGACCACCAACTGGATCGAGCAACTGCTGACCGGCCGCCTGGTCCCGCCGGGCTGCACCGGCCCCGGACGCTGA
- a CDS encoding proline dehydrogenase family protein, whose protein sequence is MFTTVLRPALLAASRSPRVQRTVTASAATRKLVRRFVAGESEAQAVAAVAALRESGRFASIDYLGEDTTDIEQARATVSQYLSLLAALGELPGSADAVRPLEVSLKLSALGQSLPRDGHAIALEHAHKICTAAAAVGVWVTIDAEDHTTTDSTLAVVRALREDFPWVGTVLQAYLLRTEGDCRDFSGAGSRIRLCKGAYREPAEVAYQDRDEVDASYLRCLEILMRGDGYPMIATHDPVMLEAATGFLRAGRRTADRFEFQMLYGIRDDEQQRLVATGAHLRTYVPYGDQWYGYFMRRLAERPANLAFFLRALRPGARR, encoded by the coding sequence ATGTTCACCACCGTCTTGCGTCCGGCGCTGCTGGCGGCCTCGCGCTCGCCGCGCGTGCAACGGACCGTCACCGCCAGCGCGGCGACGCGGAAGCTGGTGCGGCGCTTCGTGGCCGGGGAATCCGAGGCGCAGGCGGTCGCGGCGGTCGCGGCGCTGCGGGAGTCGGGGCGGTTCGCGAGCATCGACTATCTGGGCGAGGACACCACCGATATCGAGCAGGCGCGCGCGACGGTCTCGCAGTACCTGAGTCTGTTGGCGGCGCTCGGCGAATTGCCGGGGTCGGCGGATGCGGTGCGGCCGCTGGAGGTTTCGCTCAAGCTGTCGGCGCTGGGGCAGTCGCTGCCGCGCGACGGGCACGCCATCGCCCTCGAGCATGCGCACAAGATCTGCACCGCCGCCGCGGCCGTGGGAGTGTGGGTGACGATCGACGCGGAGGATCACACCACCACCGATTCCACGCTGGCGGTGGTGCGGGCGCTGCGGGAGGATTTCCCGTGGGTGGGCACGGTGTTGCAGGCGTATCTGCTGCGCACCGAGGGCGACTGCCGCGACTTCTCCGGTGCGGGTTCGCGAATCCGGTTGTGCAAGGGCGCGTATCGCGAACCGGCGGAGGTGGCGTATCAGGATCGCGACGAGGTGGACGCGTCGTATCTGCGCTGCCTGGAGATTCTCATGCGCGGTGACGGCTACCCGATGATCGCCACCCACGATCCGGTCATGCTCGAGGCGGCGACCGGGTTCCTGCGCGCGGGCCGGCGCACAGCCGACCGGTTCGAGTTCCAGATGCTCTACGGCATCCGCGACGACGAACAACAGCGCCTGGTCGCCACCGGCGCGCACCTGCGCACCTATGTGCCCTACGGCGATCAGTGGTACGGCTATTTCATGCGCCGCCTGGCCGAACGCCCAGCCAACCTCGCGTTCTTCCTGCGAGCATTGCGGCCGGGCGCACGGCGGTGA
- a CDS encoding SDR family NAD(P)-dependent oxidoreductase, with the protein MTRRAVVTGGGTGIGKAVAHRLAAEGAAVTIIGRRLSPLEATAKEINDGLGADRVSIATADLTDPEQVQAVAARIAADGPVDVLVNNAGGNPAATPADLGALADAYTDTFRLNVVTAVLITEALLPHLTSPGGRIVSVSSIAALRGAGPYGAAKAALHGWSMGLAQQLAPQGITVNVVAPGFVPATEFWAQRLTPELEADRIAQIPLGHAGTPEEVAAGIAYLAGPEAGWTTGQILQINGGTVLGRG; encoded by the coding sequence ATGACGCGACGGGCAGTCGTCACCGGTGGCGGCACCGGTATCGGGAAGGCGGTCGCGCACCGCCTCGCCGCCGAGGGCGCGGCGGTGACCATCATCGGTCGCCGCCTGTCGCCGCTGGAAGCCACCGCCAAGGAAATCAACGACGGCCTCGGCGCCGACCGCGTCAGCATCGCCACCGCCGATTTGACTGATCCGGAGCAAGTCCAGGCTGTCGCCGCGCGCATCGCCGCCGACGGCCCGGTCGACGTGCTGGTCAACAATGCCGGCGGCAATCCCGCGGCCACACCGGCCGATCTGGGCGCACTCGCCGACGCCTACACCGATACCTTCCGGCTCAACGTGGTGACCGCGGTGCTGATCACCGAAGCGCTGCTGCCGCACCTCACCAGCCCCGGCGGGCGAATCGTCTCGGTCAGCTCGATCGCGGCACTGCGCGGCGCCGGACCCTACGGGGCCGCCAAGGCCGCCCTGCACGGCTGGTCGATGGGCTTGGCGCAACAGCTTGCCCCGCAGGGCATCACGGTCAATGTCGTCGCCCCCGGCTTCGTGCCCGCGACCGAGTTCTGGGCCCAGCGGCTGACCCCGGAGCTGGAAGCCGACCGGATCGCGCAGATTCCCTTGGGGCACGCGGGAACTCCCGAGGAGGTGGCGGCGGGGATCGCGTATCTCGCCGGGCCGGAGGCCGGGTGGACCACTGGGCAGATCCTGCAGATCAACGGGGGGACGGTGCTCGGACGCGGGTGA
- the hsaA gene encoding 3-hydroxy-9,10-secoandrosta-1,3,5(10)-triene-9,17-dione monooxygenase oxygenase subunit: MGVYEHEVLDRVEKLLPVLRERAQETEDLKRIPDQTITDLRATGVLQLMQPTQWGGYAAEPVLVYDAIRRISRACGSTGWITSVFGIHPWHLALFDQQAQQEVWGADREALICSSYAPMGAGLQVDGGFRVSGAWRYSSGCDHADWALLGGPVLADGAPVLVDGMPQFGSFLIPKADFTVDPVWDTFGLAGTGSNTVVVQDVFVPEHRFLSFYAMNDGTMPGVAVNTEPVYRMPWGTILPTGLSTPVLGMAEGARDIYVEYQRERWRAAFVGEQAKNDPYVTERVGRVSSDIDASWRQLAGHIVEEYQTILAGQEVSIDTRLDARRDQVRATQRCVAAIDVFMESAGAAALSKGTPLQRLFRDAHAARVHATNEAEKVYDMYGQYKFGRDPMLIMV, from the coding sequence CTGGGCGTGTACGAGCACGAAGTGCTCGACCGAGTCGAGAAACTGCTACCGGTGCTGCGCGAACGCGCGCAGGAGACCGAGGATCTCAAGCGCATTCCCGACCAAACCATCACCGACCTGCGCGCCACCGGCGTCCTGCAGCTGATGCAACCCACCCAATGGGGCGGGTACGCCGCCGAGCCGGTGCTCGTCTACGACGCCATCCGCCGGATCTCGCGTGCGTGCGGTTCCACCGGCTGGATCACCAGCGTGTTCGGCATCCACCCCTGGCATCTGGCGCTGTTCGATCAGCAAGCGCAGCAGGAAGTCTGGGGCGCCGACCGCGAAGCCCTGATCTGCTCCTCCTACGCCCCCATGGGCGCGGGCTTGCAGGTCGACGGCGGCTTCCGGGTCAGCGGCGCGTGGCGCTACTCCTCCGGCTGCGATCACGCCGACTGGGCGCTGCTGGGCGGCCCGGTCCTCGCCGATGGCGCGCCCGTGCTGGTCGACGGCATGCCGCAGTTCGGCAGCTTCCTCATCCCCAAGGCCGACTTCACCGTCGACCCGGTGTGGGACACCTTCGGCCTGGCCGGCACCGGCTCCAATACCGTTGTGGTGCAGGACGTTTTCGTCCCCGAGCACCGGTTCCTGAGCTTCTACGCCATGAACGACGGCACCATGCCCGGCGTGGCGGTCAACACCGAACCGGTGTATCGGATGCCGTGGGGCACCATCCTGCCCACCGGCCTGTCGACGCCGGTGCTCGGCATGGCCGAGGGCGCACGCGACATCTACGTCGAATACCAGCGCGAGCGCTGGCGGGCGGCGTTCGTCGGCGAACAGGCCAAGAACGACCCCTACGTCACCGAACGCGTGGGCCGCGTCTCCAGCGATATCGACGCCTCCTGGCGGCAGCTGGCCGGCCACATCGTCGAGGAGTATCAGACCATCCTGGCCGGCCAGGAGGTCTCGATCGACACCCGCCTGGATGCCCGCCGCGATCAGGTGCGCGCCACCCAGCGCTGCGTCGCCGCCATCGACGTGTTCATGGAATCCGCCGGAGCGGCGGCCCTGTCGAAAGGCACACCGCTGCAACGGCTGTTCCGCGACGCGCACGCCGCCCGCGTGCACGCCACCAACGAGGCCGAGAAGGTCTACGACATGTACGGCCAGTACAAGTTCGGCCGCGACCCCATGCTGATCATGGTGTAG
- a CDS encoding PucR family transcriptional regulator, translated as MGVALRQLLDALGTTLVELLAAPAGDEVAIRSVALVDSSDLAAETVAHEPMSDMYLHVGVTAAEATHWLRGLAEREPAQRPRVVLSKAADSADLRQAAAQAGIAVAAVHPRARWDHVYPLIRRMLERTGPARDSAEQDLLGADTDLFGLAQVIAQNAGGMVTIEDAHSHVLAYSASTDAADRLRVQSILGREGPREYLRILQQWGVFDRLRHTDEVIDLPAHPELDIKHRLAVGIRRPGGDRAATMLGSIWLQEGDRPFAAGAAEVLRGAAAIAARIISRSLDAPSTEALLIQRLFGAHGDSVDVPSVAGALGIPITGPAAVIGFALTDNSLTRNRTPSAARGSDRTASAARDRATRGSDSTTFAARDRANLGGNSTASAARSRVTLGSDSTTFAARDRATLGSALRLRASAFRPDSLTTLIGDRAYLLLPRYQSDRAVTAWTRQLVDQLETSGALLLRAAIAIPVPDLAHVATARREVDRVLDSTAAAFPHDRVTTLADSRTTVLLGEILDLIDAHPELHDPRLSALFDYDRTHAAQLQTSVTHYLRHHGDVRTAATALNIHPNTLRYRLRRAQEITGLDLDTPADRLLLELQLVRHNRTP; from the coding sequence GTGGGAGTCGCGTTGCGACAGTTGCTGGATGCGCTCGGCACGACCCTGGTCGAACTGCTCGCCGCGCCCGCCGGCGACGAGGTGGCGATCCGCTCGGTCGCCTTGGTCGACAGCTCGGATCTGGCCGCGGAAACGGTTGCGCACGAGCCGATGTCGGACATGTACCTGCATGTCGGCGTCACCGCCGCCGAGGCCACCCACTGGCTTCGAGGCCTCGCCGAGCGTGAACCTGCCCAGCGGCCTCGCGTCGTGCTGTCCAAAGCCGCCGATTCCGCGGACCTACGGCAGGCGGCAGCGCAGGCGGGCATCGCGGTGGCCGCGGTACATCCACGCGCGCGCTGGGATCACGTGTACCCGCTGATCCGGCGCATGCTCGAGCGCACTGGCCCCGCCCGCGACAGCGCCGAACAGGACCTATTGGGCGCCGACACCGACCTTTTCGGGCTGGCGCAGGTCATCGCCCAGAACGCCGGCGGCATGGTGACCATCGAGGACGCGCACTCCCATGTGCTGGCCTACTCGGCCTCCACCGACGCCGCCGACCGCCTGCGCGTGCAATCCATCCTCGGCCGCGAAGGCCCGCGCGAATACCTGCGCATCCTGCAACAGTGGGGCGTATTCGACCGGCTGCGCCACACCGACGAGGTCATCGACCTGCCAGCCCACCCCGAACTCGACATCAAACACCGTCTCGCCGTGGGCATTCGACGCCCCGGCGGCGACCGGGCCGCCACCATGCTCGGCTCGATCTGGCTACAGGAGGGCGACCGGCCCTTCGCCGCCGGCGCCGCCGAAGTGCTGCGCGGCGCCGCGGCCATCGCCGCCCGCATCATCTCCCGCAGCCTCGACGCCCCCTCCACCGAGGCCCTACTGATCCAGCGACTGTTCGGCGCACACGGCGACAGCGTCGACGTACCCTCCGTCGCCGGCGCCCTCGGCATCCCAATCACCGGCCCCGCCGCCGTCATCGGCTTCGCCCTCACCGACAACAGCCTCACCCGCAACCGCACCCCCTCCGCCGCACGCGGCAGCGATCGCACCGCCTCCGCCGCACGCGACCGCGCCACCCGCGGCAGCGACAGCACCACCTTCGCCGCCCGCGACCGCGCCAACCTCGGCGGCAACAGCACCGCTTCCGCTGCCCGCTCCCGGGTCACCCTCGGCAGCGACAGCACCACCTTCGCCGCCCGCGACCGCGCTACCCTCGGCAGCGCGCTTCGCTTGCGCGCCAGCGCGTTTCGCCCCGACTCGCTCACCACCCTCATCGGTGATCGCGCCTACCTGCTGTTACCGCGCTACCAGTCCGACCGCGCCGTCACCGCCTGGACTCGGCAGCTGGTCGACCAACTCGAAACCAGCGGCGCCCTGCTCCTGCGCGCCGCCATCGCCATCCCCGTCCCCGACCTCGCCCACGTCGCCACCGCCCGTCGCGAGGTCGACCGCGTCCTGGACTCCACCGCCGCCGCCTTCCCCCACGACCGCGTCACCACCCTCGCCGACTCCCGCACCACCGTCCTGCTCGGCGAAATCCTCGACCTCATCGACGCGCATCCCGAACTCCACGACCCGCGCTTGTCCGCCCTCTTCGACTACGACCGCACCCACGCCGCCCAACTCCAAACCAGCGTCACCCACTACCTACGCCACCACGGCGACGTCCGCACCGCCGCCACCGCCCTCAACATCCACCCCAACACCCTGCGCTACCGCCTACGCCGCGCCCAGGAAATCACCGGCCTCGACCTCGACACCCCCGCCGACCGCCTCCTGCTCGAACTCCAACTGGTCCGCCACAACCGCACCCCCTGA